A single region of the Calditrichota bacterium genome encodes:
- a CDS encoding CTP synthase codes for MSTKYIFFTGGVVSSLGKGIACSSLGLLLKARGHSVTIIKLDPYINVDPGTMSPYQHGEVYVTDDGAETDLDLGHYERFIDVSMSRINNTTTGQIYNNVIQKERRGDYLGGTVQIIPHITDEIKNHIKKVGEKTKADVVIVEIGGTVGDIESLPFLEAIRQFRLQNKLEDTLVVHLTLVPYISAAEELKTKPTQHSVMRLREIGIQADILLCRTDRILDDSTKEKIGLFCNVSSHAVKTALDVKTIYEVPIQYAQSGFDELVIERLKLPQSQADISTLKNKIDRYKNVNKTIEIAICGKYVELQDAYKSIIESFVHAGMENDVRVELRWINTENVEKDGLGDLLKGCKGILVPGGFGERGIEGKLSAIRYARENNIPFLGICLGLQCASIEFARNVLGLSDANSTEFDNNSADPVIDLMEEQKGISNKGGTMRLGSYPCDLKEGTKAHLAYGELSINERHRHRWEFNNKYRQQFEDAGMRISGLSPDGSLVEMIELEGHPWFVGCQFHPELKSRLSKAHPLFRDFVAASLK; via the coding sequence ATGTCTACAAAATATATTTTTTTTACCGGTGGTGTAGTTTCCTCTTTGGGTAAAGGGATTGCCTGTTCTTCTTTAGGCTTACTTCTAAAAGCAAGAGGACACAGTGTTACTATAATAAAGCTTGATCCATATATTAATGTTGATCCAGGAACAATGAGTCCATACCAGCACGGAGAAGTGTATGTAACTGATGACGGCGCAGAAACGGATCTTGATTTAGGGCATTATGAGCGTTTTATAGATGTGAGTATGTCAAGGATTAATAATACAACTACCGGTCAGATTTATAATAATGTGATCCAAAAAGAGCGGCGCGGTGATTATCTGGGTGGTACGGTACAAATTATTCCGCATATTACAGATGAAATTAAAAATCATATAAAAAAAGTTGGAGAAAAAACGAAGGCCGATGTTGTAATTGTGGAAATTGGAGGCACTGTTGGTGATATTGAAAGCTTGCCTTTTCTTGAAGCCATTCGTCAATTCCGGTTGCAAAACAAATTGGAAGATACACTTGTTGTCCACCTGACATTGGTTCCTTACATCAGCGCGGCAGAAGAGTTAAAAACCAAGCCAACACAGCATTCAGTTATGCGTCTTCGAGAGATTGGAATCCAGGCAGATATATTGCTTTGCCGGACGGACAGAATTCTTGATGACAGCACAAAAGAAAAAATCGGGCTTTTTTGCAATGTGTCATCCCATGCAGTAAAAACAGCTTTGGATGTAAAAACCATTTATGAGGTGCCCATTCAATATGCTCAATCCGGATTTGATGAGCTGGTTATTGAGCGATTAAAACTTCCGCAAAGCCAGGCGGACATATCTACTTTAAAAAATAAAATCGACCGTTATAAAAATGTAAACAAAACAATCGAAATTGCCATTTGTGGAAAATATGTTGAGCTTCAGGATGCATACAAAAGTATTATTGAATCGTTTGTACATGCCGGGATGGAGAATGATGTTAGGGTAGAATTAAGATGGATTAATACTGAAAATGTAGAAAAAGATGGTTTGGGTGATTTACTGAAAGGATGCAAAGGTATTCTTGTACCGGGAGGATTTGGCGAAAGAGGGATTGAAGGAAAATTGAGTGCAATCCGATATGCCCGTGAAAACAATATTCCATTTTTGGGAATTTGCCTTGGTTTACAATGCGCATCAATCGAATTTGCCCGAAATGTTCTTGGACTATCCGACGCAAACAGCACAGAATTTGACAACAATAGCGCGGATCCTGTTATTGACTTAATGGAAGAGCAAAAAGGGATAAGTAATAAAGGTGGGACTATGCGCCTTGGAAGCTATCCATGCGACCTAAAAGAAGGCACAAAAGCGCATCTTGCTTATGGGGAACTTTCCATAAATGAAAGACACAGACATCGCTGGGAATTTAATAATAAATACAGACAGCAGTTTGAAGATGCCGGGATGAGAATTAGCGGACTTTCTCCTGATGGATCGCTTGTTGAAATGATCGAATTAGAAGGACATCCCTGGTTTGTTGGCTGCCAGTTTCATCCGGAATTAAAATCCAGGTTAAGTAAAGCACATCCATTATTCAGGGATTTTGTAGCCGCATCGCTCAAATAA